A window of Salvia splendens isolate huo1 chromosome 8, SspV2, whole genome shotgun sequence genomic DNA:
acaaagtttgtcccattttaccattttcgtccttcccacaaagtttgtcccacTTGGAATCTTACCAAAAACAGACATTAAATACATCCCTCAATCTCCTCAATGTgggacccttattccactacacctccatttaatacaaagtcaaacaatttcttaaaacccgcgcCCGGTCAAACTAGGACAAagtttgtgggacggagggagtatattctaAGACTACAATGTTTGAAGGTATTTCATTGGTTAATTTGTCGATGCAGCAGACACTAATAATTTAATTGCTGAGAAATAGTGGCTTCTTAATCTTCAATTTTTCGAGAATAGTTTAATAGCTAGTTTTTCAACTTGATCATTGTTGGATTGCCTGATTTACTTGGCACGGGTCAGATAGTTGTGTAGCTGTTTTTGTAATTGGTTTTACATGTTACCTGTTGCTTTTCATCATTATGAGCAATTATTGTTTTTGTCCTGTTGCTCAGTCGTCCTTAATGAATTCTCCTTCAAATCTTGTTTATGCTGTATTATTTGGAACCTCTGAAATTTTCAATGGAACGGGATATCGCCCTATGCATGCTGTACATGGGAATGTTGAGCTTTCTTAGGTTGTTCTTAGTTAACCTATGGTTGCTATGCTGTACAGGCGTTTTATACGTAGGTGCAAACAAGGATGTCTGCAGTTTGTGATCTTGAAGCCCATTTTAGTCATTGTTACCTTAATGCTTTATGCGAAAGGGAAATATGAAGATGGAAACTTCAATCCACTACAATCATATCTTTACCTCACCATTATCTATACCATCTCATACTCGATGGCACTTTATGCATTGGCCTTGTTTTATGTAGCTTGCAGAGAGTTACTGCAGCCATTCAATCCTGTTCCCAAGTTCATCATAATCAAATCTGTAGTATTTCTTACATACTGGCAGGTAAGATCAGAATATTGCTTCTATTGCTATGTTGAATCATTCCTTGTTCTTTACTTTCCACCTACATATGTCCTGATCTTTGACTTGAGTGTCCCCATCATATAAGATATTAAGTTAACTGTGTTAGTAGTACATAAGCTGCTATATCTTATTCGATTAagttgttttgtttatttagggGTTCTCTTAGACTAGTCTTGtagtccctccgtcccatttaagatgtccacctttcctttttagtttgtcccacccAAGAGGCAAGATGTccacttgctatatttggaaataaatccctctttcctttctcctcattaaaatattcaactactacctttttttctctctacttactccacctaacaattcctcctaaaatcccgtgctactcaagaatgtggacatcttgagtgggacggagggagtattaaactgTCTCTAAGACCATAAGATTAGTTAGTATAAAAATGATGAAAAGTTGTTACTTAGGTTGAAATATCTAGAAACTTAGCAGCAAATTGCTTGGAAGGAAGAGATTTCTAGGAAAACTGTCTCGTTTGTAATATGTTTTTTCATTATTGATCTCTTGTTTCAACTGTGACTCAACGAATATGTGTCTAGTATACTATTCTCTGGTTTCCTGTTGTTGCTCTTGCATACTCGTCAAATAGACTCACAAGTCAAGATGTGTGTTTCTGTTACTCTCAGCCATCAACAGAACACAGTGAGCTAGCTATAAATATAATCACTGTATATATGTTCAAAATCTAAGACTCCTGATGATGAAAAGAGGTGTCCTACTGAATTATGGATTCATGGTAGATAACGTTGTGTTGTACTTGCGCATGCTTCTACTTCAGATGCAGTATCATTCTTGCCATCCTATGTATTTTCTCATATCTTTTCTGATTAATGATAATCACATTTAGCATATCTCTATGTGGCCACCATCACTTGGATGCTATCTCCTCATCTGTAGAATTATATTTGGAGTATAGAGTAAACCCTGAGTCTTGTCATCAGGTTTAAAAGAATTATATCATATCCATCTCATAGAGCTGTGGTAGATGCCGGGATTGGGGGCTTGTGTTTAATGTTTACTATCAGAACTAGAGCATTTTTTTGTCGTGTTTCTAGTCACTTTCTGTGGCTTGCCTATTGTTTCACATTTGCTTTGACCTTTTCTGGATTACATGGGATGCCTTAGATTTCAAAGTTGCTTGTTTTTTCTGCTCGGTTGCTGTTATTTTGGAACTGGTGTTGCTATGTGCTTGATAACCTATCTTGTGTGCTTCATCATGATGAATTTTCTCTTACAGGGTGTTTTGGTTTTTCTTGCTGCTAAGTTTGAACTAATTAAGGATACTACAGAAGCTGcagaatttcaaaattttataatctgTGTGGAGATGCTTATTGCGGCCATTGGGCATCTATATGCCTTCCCTTACCAAGAGTATTCTGGTGCAAATATCGGCACAAATTTCGGCTTTACTGCAAGCCTTACCCATGCTTTGAAATTGAATGACTTTTACCATGATACTGTACACCAGGTAAGATCAAGGTTGATGGCTTCATTCAAATGGAATTCATGCTTCGTATTAAAAGTATTCTCACACTCTGCATCTGGAATTTTTGCACAGTTTGCACCTACCTACCATGATTATGTGCTCTACAATCCCAGTGAGAGTGAAGATGGAGCAAGAAAGTACAGGGCACGGACGTTTGTCCCAACTGGTCTTGAAATGGACACAGTTAGAAGAAACAAAAACATGTATGGGAACAAGTTGGAAGATGTGCAATTATCCAGCGTATCATCGTCGGGGAGTAGAACTCCTGAAATTTCAGATGCTTCACCAGATACTCTAAAATTGGAGGTTCTAGACTCTTCGTTGCTCATGGATACATCGAATGCTGACTCTGTGCCCTATGATCTTTCACTTGTTGACATAGACATGTCTAGTTACGCAGCAGAGGTTCCAGCAGCTAATGAATCCGAGACAAGGTGACGGCTGCGATCTGTAGAGCATCTGAATGCCGTGTAtgttcccccccccccccccccccctaaaCAAGTGAAAAGAAAGTAGGTCTCTGTGTCACTAGAATCTGCTGGCATTGTGATATGTACATATAGTTGTTGTAGAGACATGTTTTGACATTTCGTATAGGAGGTTACATTGTTGGTTGAGTGTCTTGATTGTTTCGGAACTAATATTTCTTGCTTTTGTTTGATGAATATTCTTACTGCCCTTTACTTTCTAAAACGATTGAGCAGCGTCGCACATCTAATTCGCTTATATTTTTGTATAAGTATTCGATTTTATCTCTTTTTAGCATTTTAACAAAAATGTTACTCTCTAAAAGTaatcacacacaaaataacccAGCACTTGATAATAGGGTTTAAAATATACTGACAAATCTTCTGCCAGTATTTCGTCTTTTCAAATACACGTGACAAACTAAACATAATTGGGTGATCTTAATACTTCTTTGATTCTTTTAAGTTTCATGATGGTTGTTGTTTTCTACTTTGGGACCAGCTTATAGTGCCATAGTTAAAGTGATACCATGTCTTTGCAAGTTGATGATAGAGTTCATATTTACAAAGCTCCAAGGTTCAAGGTTTATATCTCACCAACACTATAACTCTATTCAATAGGAATAAGAACTTTCAAAGTTTTAATCTATCTGGTTTACAGGAATTTACAAAGTTTTAATCTAGCTTTTGCAGTTTTCAAGAACTTACAAAATTTTAATCTATCTTTGTGTACGCTTCAAGGTTATGCTATATGGGcaaattgcaaataaatcataaaatatgatcaaattcttGTCCGCTCTATACTtttcaaaatctgaaaattatattatgaaaGAAAAAGTTTGCCATTATTCCATTGGTCTATTTTCCAACAAAATAAGAGATGATGTGGCAATCGATCTTGAATACATGACAAAACAACGGTCGACAAAACGACAACATTTGATTTAGTGTGCAATCATGAGATTCCTGTATTCAAGACCGACTATCACATCTCTTATTTTGCTGAAAAATAAACAAGTTGAATAATTGCAAAATTTTCatcttttgttatttaattttttgattttgaaaagcATAGCCGAAATTCGACATCTTTGTTGATTTATTTAACAATTTATCCTTATTCAATCAGGGTTAATCACAAAGTCTTGTTTGCATGTGCaccaaaaagaaaaactgaaaacgGATCAAATCAGATAATGTCAATATCATAAGAGGCCATTAATTTTCAAAAGTAAACGCCTCGTGACTAGAAATTAAAGCAACTGAAAATGATATCTCGTGAATACTACTCAACCAAATTTAGATCAAGAAATAACACTAGTAACAGAGTTACTAAATCAACAAAAAGTatatacaaattaaataaaaacatagtGATGAAATTAATATCGAGGGATTCCACCAAGACCACCCTTTGAAGCAAATCCATTCATGAATATAACATATGAATCCTTAAACCTCCGTTTTGAACCAAAAGGCTTCCCAATTTTGACAACCGAATCACTCTTTCTCACCTTACTCGACTCCGTTCGAAGCTTAATCTTCGTACCATTTCCCTCCCGACTCgtctcctcttcctcctcgatGCTCTCCAGCTTCATCTTCACTATCTCCTCGATGTCCATCCTCATTAGGTTCTTCCTTGCCCGGCAAGGCATCGGCCACCTCATGCTGGCTAGCTTGGTTCGAAAAAAGCTCGTTAATTCGATTTATTATAGTTTGTAGAAATGTTGAGGTATGTTTTGAGATGGGGCTTATTTATAGTTAGTCTACCCCTTATGGTTATGTGTATTAGTTGGAAAAGGTAGCTCAAAGTGTGTGATAAGGcaattctaattttattatttttagctTTTTACAACTTGACTTGATCATTGCAAACTCTTTCTCTTGTTTAATAATTCAAAGATTTGTCATCCAACAACAAATCAACTAAATAATACAACTGATATCATGATGTTGGGTTAGACAGAAATTTGCTTTAACCATTTATTTGGCTTGCTGCAACTTTTATGATTCCTTCTAAACtagctttattttatttctgtATTTGTTGATTTATTATGAAAATACACTCTCAACTAATAAAGATTCGGATACATGATGCATCCATCCATCCAGATTAAATTGTACTATAGTTCAATAAATCTTAATTAAGATTAATAAACTATAGTTGATGTTTAAAAATAATCAAGCCTGCTTAAATTATTCAATTAGCATTAATTGGAATCAATTAATATTTGACtattacttaattaatatttttgtatAATTGCGCACGGTTGGGAGAGCTGCATGCATTTTCTTCcgaataagaattaaaaaatcATAAGAATCGGCACACTCATCCTAAATGGGCTTGGGTGTTTAGGCTCAGAATGGGCCTACTAGGCTAATAGTTAGGCTATTCGCTTAGCCCGACTTGGATATGTTGCAATAATATTGTACAAATATAACTGTTGGTCttttaggttgagatttttgggCTAATTGAGAAATAAGATATATTTTTAGCCACCCATTCACAATTTTTGTGCGATGTTAACTacggagacattatgtcaactagggggcataattgtcattttcgcgcgatgttaactacagagacattatgtcaactacgatatcaacaacaaacgttatttatgtcaacaacaacattttacaaataattaatgtcaacaacaaatattttcatatcaacgacctatattatttatgtcaacaacaacgttttacatataatatatgtagatatatgtaattgacatgaattatatatgtaattgacatgcattgtacacatagttgacattatatgtgtatagttggcatgaattgtatatgtagttgacatggattgtacacatagttgacattatatgtgtgtagttgacatgaattgtatttgtagttgacattatatgtggtagttgacatgaattgtatatgtagttgacatgaattgtatatgtagctGACATagattatatatgtagttgacattatatgtacGTAGTTGACATTAAAAAAGGAAGATAGCTAAATCTTGAATCTAACTCTTAGCAACTAATTCCCAACTAGGGAATATCACCAAACATCTAGAGTGCATTATGATTAAGCTTGATTCCTCAATCCAGCTCACATCCAACACAGTTGATAATACAAAACCCTAAAACTATAAAACTATATCAATGACTATGATTCAAGCATCAAGAGGTCAACAAAAGGGCTAATCTCGTAATTTCACACACTGCACATGTTCATACATGAAAAATAAactcagagcatctccaatggtaataggccagccataggctaaccacaaactcctcctgccacatcatcagcactaaacccccccccccccgccacatcatcagaacaaacaactggacaagcaataggctagccacaataaacaaaattataaaagacaaataattaacaatcacacaaaatacggaattaaatttacgacacaacacaaatacggaaaaattcaataataatatttaaatttaaaaaaagtacattaattaaaaaaattacattaattaaaaaaaatctaacgacgtgcagtcctccgcgcccacaactctttaattaaatccttttggagtctaatatgagcatccacttggcgcatgtcggcatgtgccgtGAGGgggccgacttcatcgtgaggtacccccttcgtacgttgggggcgaccacgccgtggcttgggccggcttcattagcatcttcattggcccaactagtaagttgtacaccttcatcttcgaaaATCGTGTTGTGCAggataatacatgcatacattatatcaacaatgtagtcgacatgccacaaacgcgttggacccctaattgccgcccatcaagactggagcacaccaaatgcgcgctccacgtccttgcgcgccgactcctgtcgtTCCGTAAAgtaggtcttcctctcatctgatgcgcatctgatcgtcttcacaaagacgggccacccaGGGTATATCctatccgccaagtagtagcccataccatgctggttcccgttggcgataaaactgatggccggaccgacaccctggcactgctcgttgaaaaggggcgacgagttgaggtcgttgttcgacccggctaccccaaaatatgcatgccaaatccacagtcggtaatcagctacgacctcgatgatcatcgtgggattctttcccttgtagccggtcgtgtagaatcctttccaggcagcggggtagttcttccactcccaatgcatacaatctatgctgcccaacatcccggggaacccatgcttctccccgtgcatctgcatcagatcctggcactcttcaggggtagggcttcgaagatactgatcacggaatatttcaatgacgccctgacagaaatacttcagacaatccAGGGCAGttgtctcaccgatgtggaggtacccGTCCCACATGTTTGCCGcccctccgtaggccaactgtctaattgccgcagtgcacttttgtatAGGTGTGTGGTCGGGTCTGCCAACCGCATCGTACCTGAACCGAAAACAcaaatatcgacgctccaaagcatcaatgatacgcataaacactgccctacacatcctaaaacgccgcctgaaaagaggcgccccaaaccgcggctcctctgcaaagtagtcttcatatagccgctgatgtgcagctacgtgatcccgatcaatcactgctcgtcggtggacaacaggtggaggtcgaggtaccgccggctgcaagggcatttgtatcaaccggtttatcttgcgggacgtataggcctccaactcttcgttcatttgtCATCCGTACTCCTCGGcatcaccaccactaccaccactactaccatccgcgttactcatttcgcgttgttgctcttgtacagaaattaagatggagagaaaactcgttaaaacaagtggtgcgaatgaaaatgatgtgcaaatcgcgtatatatagtgtttcgaaaaataaattgagctcgccgatcgggagcctgcaatggcggccagccgaccggtgagcggatcggccagcgcccgaaaatcggcgtcgGGTCACcaattttttcgccgaaatggcgctcgccggttccaatggttcggcgagcggaccggccagcgccgggaatcggctagcctgtccgctcgccgccattgaaGATGCTCTCATGAAATcagcaagaaaaaaaataatttaaaaaaagaacaaaatgcatatcccaaaatcaaagaa
This region includes:
- the LOC121743237 gene encoding transmembrane protein 184A-like encodes the protein MGPIYYILIALPCTIGAMALAVLHIYKHLLNYTEPTYQRYIVRIIFMVPVYALMSFLSLVLNKSTIYFNSIREMYEAWVIYNFLSLCLAWVGGPGAVVVSLSGKVLQPNWCLMTCCFPPIPLDGRFIRRCKQGCLQFVILKPILVIVTLMLYAKGKYEDGNFNPLQSYLYLTIIYTISYSMALYALALFYVACRELLQPFNPVPKFIIIKSVVFLTYWQGVLVFLAAKFELIKDTTEAAEFQNFIICVEMLIAAIGHLYAFPYQEYSGANIGTNFGFTASLTHALKLNDFYHDTVHQFAPTYHDYVLYNPSESEDGARKYRARTFVPTGLEMDTVRRNKNMYGNKLEDVQLSSVSSSGSRTPEISDASPDTLKLEVLDSSLLMDTSNADSVPYDLSLVDIDMSSYAAEVPAANESETR